The Paenibacillus mucilaginosus 3016 genome includes the window CGTGCCCATCGACGTCAGCTATCCCGACGACCGTAAGGAATACATGCTGCGCGATTCCGGGGCCCGTCTGGTTTTGACGACGCCCGGATTGACGGACGGCCTTGCGTTTGACGGTAAAGTCGTGGATTTGACGGACGGGCGCCTGTATACGGGAGACGACAGCAATCTGGAGACGACCGCTTCGGCCCGAAGCTTGGTTTACGTGATCTACACGTCCGGCAGTACGGGGAATCCGAAGGGCGTGATGATCGAGAACCGTTCCCTGCTCAATTATCTCTCCTACTGCCGGGCTTCTTATCAGGAGAACGGGATCGGCGATTTCCCCCTGTTCACTTCGATTTCCTTCGATCTGACGGTAACCTCGATGTACGTACCGCTCTTAAGCGGGCATAAGCTGACGATCTACGACACGAGCGACAAGCTCTCCTTCCTGCACATCGTGAAGCAAAAGCTGGACATCATGAAGCTGACGCCTGCCCATTTGAGCGTCATTAACGGGTTGTCTCTCGATGAGATCTCGATCTCGAAGTTTATTGTCGGGGGCGAGGAGCTGTCTTACCCGCTAACGGACAGTGTGTACCGCAAATTCGGGGGGAATACGGACATTATCAACGAATACGGACCGACGGAAGCGACCGTGGGCTGTATCGTCTACCGGTATGAGCCGAAGGAGCGATGGGAAAAGACGCTGCCGATCGGAAAGCCGATCTCCAATACGCGGATTTACATCCTGGATCAGGATCGCCGGCTTGCGCCGATCGGCGTCGTCGGCGAGCTGTGGATTGCCGGAGACGGTCTGGCCCGCGGGTATTGGGGACAGCCGGAGCTGACGGAGCAAAAATTCGTCCCGGACCCGTTCCGCGCCGGCGAGAGAATGTACCGTTCCGGCGATATCGCGAGATGGCTGCCGGACGGCAATATTGAATTTTTCGGCCGGGCGGATCATCAGGTCAAGCTGCGCGGCTTCCGGATCGAACTGGGCGAGATCGAAGCGAGGCTGCTCGGCCACCCGGACGTGAAGGAAGCGGTCGTGCTGGCCTTGGAGAACGAACAGGGCGAGAAGTATTTGTCGGCTTATTATGTGGGAACGACTGAGGCTAACGCTGCAGAGATTAAAGAGTATTTGAGAATCAATCTGCCGGAGTATATGGTGCCGTCCTACTTTACCCCGCTTCGGCAGATGCCGCTGACAGGCAACGGCAAGGTGGACCGGAAGGCACTGCCGAAGCCGGACGTTCATTCACGCCGGGCCTTGTATGAGGCTCCGCGGGATGAGGTGGAGGCGAAGCTGGCGGAGATCTGGTCGGAAGTGCTGGGTGTGGAGCAGGTCGGCATTCACGATAACTTCTTCGATCTCGGCGGAGACTCCATCAAGGCGATCCGCATCGCCTCCAAGCTGCAGAAGTACGGCTATCAGCTGAAAGTGAAGGAGCTGTTCGACCACGCCACCCTGCAGGAGGCCGGCCGGAGAGTAACCGCAGGCCAAAGCGCCGTCCGCCAGGAAGCCGTAACGGGAGAGGCCGTGTTGACGCCGATTCAAAGGATGTTCTTTGAGCTGAACCTGACCGATGCGCATCATTGGAACCAGTCCGTCATGCTGTACCGCAGGGAAGGCTTCTCGGAGGAGATTCTCCGCGAGGTGCTCACCTGCCTTGTCACTCATCATGACGCCCTTCGGATGACGTACCGGCAGGACAACGGACGGGTCATCCAATGGAACCGGCCGGCCGATGACCGGTTGTTCGAGCTCACCGCCGTCGACGTGCGGGGCGAAGCGGAGGCGGAGGAGGCCATCCGCCGTCATGGGCTGCGCCTGCAAAGCAGCATGCGGCTGGAGCAGGGACCGCTCGTGAAGGCCGGACTGTTCCGCACCGGTGAAGGAGATCATCTGCTCCTTGCGATTCACCACTTGGTTGTGGACGGGGTTTCCTGGAGAATCCTGCTTGAGGACTTCTCAGCGGCTTACGAGCAGGCGCTCCAAGGGGAGACGCTCAGGCTTCAAGCGAAAACGGACTCGTTCCAAGCGTGGGGAGCCTACCTGCAGGGGATTGCGGACAGCGGGCGGCTTCAGGAAGAAGCGGGCTACTGGGAACGCATCGAGAGTGCGGATGTGAAGCCGCTGCCGGTGGATCATCATCTCAGCCCCGATTCTTGCAGACCCCAAGTGAAGGATCAGCACCAGGTGAGCATCGAGTTCAGCCGGGAAGAGACGGACGATTTGTTAAAAAGAACGAACCGGGCATACGGTACGGACATCAACGCGATCCTACTGACGGCGCTTGCGCTTGCGGTGCGGGAGTGGACGAAGGAACCGCAGGTGCTCGTGAGCCTTGAAGGACACGGCCGGGAGCCGCTGGACGGGACGCTTGACATCAGCCGTACGGTGGGCTGGTTCACGACGCATTATCCCGTGCTGCTGCAGACGGGGGCGGACGTCCGGCTTGCGGAGGCGATCAAAGGGGTCAAAGAAACGCTGAAGCGCATTCCGGGCAAAGGCATCGGCTACGGCATCTTGAAGCACCTCGGCGGGGGGAGAGCCTGGAAGGCCAGTCCCCAAATTTCCTTTAACTACCTGGGCCAGTTCGACGAGGCGCTCCAGGGCGGCCTGTTCGAGCTCTCGAAGCTGTCCGGCGGTCCTTCGATCAGCCCTGACGGCGAGCCCCTGTACGATCTGGATATCGTAGGGGACATCTCCGGCCATCGGCTGGCCCTTACCCTGGCGTACAGCAGGCACAGCTATGAGGATTCGACCATGGCGGAGCTGGCCGCTTCCTACAAGCGCCATCTGCTGGCGATCATCAGCCACTGTGTGAGCAGGCCGGACACAGAGCGAACGCCGTCGGACTACTTGGCAGGCGATCTGGAGCTCGAAGAACTCGAGGCCTTGAAAGCGAGGTACGAGAGCGGCCTGGGACTGCGGATCAAAGAAATCTATCCGCTGACGCCGATGCAGGAAGGGATGCTGTTCCATTCACTGCTCGGTGATCCTTCGGGCGCTTATGTGGAGCAGAGAGCCTTCACGGTGGAAGGGCGCTTTGACGTGGAGCGGTTCGAGGAAAGCTTCCACCGGCTGCTGGATCGATACGAGATTCTGAAATCGGTGGTCGTTCATGAGGGCTTGCAGTCGCCGAAGCAGCTCATTGTGGAAGGACGGCGGGCCAGCTTCCGCTGCGAGGATCTCAGCGCATGGACGGAGAGCGAGCGCACGCTGCATGTCCGTGAATTCGAGACCGCGGACCGTGCGCAGCGATTCCGGCTCAGCGAAGATCCTCTGAACCGCCTCACCGTGTTCCGACTCGGCGGGGAGCGGTTCCGGATCGTGTGGAGCTGGCACCATATCCTGATGGACGGCTGGTGCGGCGGCATCGTCCTGCAGGATTTGTTCCGGCTGTACGCTTCGCTTGCTTCCGGTGAGGAGGCTGCGGACCAAGCTTGGCGTGAACCTGCACCGTATTCCGATTACGTCAAATGGCTGCAGCGGCAGTCCAGAAACGAGGCCGGACGTTACTGGGCGCGCTATCTGGAAGGGTACGAGACGATGGCGCAGATTCCCGGCAGCCCGGCGGCCGGCGGGCAGGCTTACCGGAAGGCCAAGCTCGAGTTTACGCTGAGCCAAGCCTCGAGCGAAGCGCTGACGGCTGTCGGCCGGCAGGCGCAGGTGACGCTGAATACGGTCATAGGGGCCGTCTGGGGCATCCTGCTGCAAAACTATGTGAACAGCGAGGATGTCGTGTTCGGAGCCGTCGTATCCGGACGCAATGCCGAAGTGGAACGGATCGAGGAGATGGTCGGCCTCTTCATCAACACGATTCCTGTGCGCGTCAAGTCCGATCAGACCAGCCGCTTCACCGATCTTCTGCAGAGCATGCAGCGGCAGGCGCTGGAGTCGGCCCCCTACGATTATTATGCGCTGGCGGACATCCAGGCTTTAGCCGGGGTCAAGCGGAAGCTGGTCAACCACCTGGTGACCTTTCAGAACTATTATGTGGACGAATCGCTGGACCGCCTGCCCTCGAGCCTGGAGCTGCGCGTGACGGACGCGTCGATCCACGAGCAGAACAACTACGATCTGGCGGTCATGGTTATTCCGGGCGACGAGGTCAAGTTCGTCATCTCCTACAACGAGCAGGTGTATGATCCGGCGGCTGTAGACGGGATTCGCCGCCATCTGATGCATATCATCCAGACCGTCAGCGCCGATGCGGACATCCCGGTATCGGGCATCGAGCTGACCACACCGGAAGAGAAGCGGCAGATTGTATACGACTTTAACCGTGCGGTGTCCGCCGATGCGGCGGATCCGGCCACGATCGTGGAACGGTTCGAGGCCCAGGCCGCGAGAAGACCGGAGCACCCGGCGGTCGTGGCCGGGAATCGGCAGCTGACGTACCGCGAGCTGAACGAGAGATCGAGCCGCCTGGCCCGTATGCTGCAAAGTCACGGAGTCGGGGCGGATACGCTCGTCGGATTGCTGGCAGAGCCCTCCGTCGAGATGGTCATCGGCATGCTGGGGATTCTGAAGTCCGGAGGAGCCTATGTACCGATGGACCCGGGGCAGCCGGAGGAGCGGATCCGCTATGTGCTTGACGATGCGGGTGTACAGATCGTGGTTACCGCCGGCGGCGGAGCCGGCACAAGCGGAGAGGGAAGCTCTAAGCTGAAGGCGTTTCAGGGACTCGTCCTGGATCTTACCGACGGAGGACTCCCTGTGAACGAAAGCGGGCTGCACAGCGGAGAAACCGGGAATCCGGCGCCGGTCCACACGCGCGACTCTCTGGCCTATGTGATCTATACGTCGGGCACCACAGGGCAATCGAAAGGCGTGATGGTGACCCATTCGGGTCTTGCGAATTATGTGAACGCCATGATCGAGAAAGCCGGCATTACCGATGAAGACGCCACGGCGCTGCTTTCTTCCTATGCGTTCGATCTCGGCTATACCGCTGTGTACACGGCGCTGGCCGGCGGCATTACCCTGCATCTGCCCCCAGAGGAAACATACAAGGATCCTGACGCTCTCGTCCGGTATGCCCTGGGGCACTGCACGTATCTGAAAATGACACCGTCGCTGTTCCAGCTTCTGCTGCTCGGGGAGAACCTGGAGCAGATCGTGCAGACGAGCCGCCTGCGCCTGATCATCCTGGGCGGAGAGCCGTTCAATCCTAAGCATCTCGAGCAGTTTTATGGGATGGACCGGGAGGGCCGGGTCCGGTTCATGAACCATTACGGGCCTACGGAGAGCACGATCGGCTGCGCGGCCGAGCTTCTTCCACGGGAAGGAATCGAATCGTTCGCCGGCGTGATCGGCCGGCCGCTCGCGGGCTGCCGGATCTACATCGCGGACCGGCAGGGCCATCTCGCACCGGTCGGCGTGCCGGGGGAGCTGTGGGTGGCCGGGGCCGGCGTCGCACGCGGTTACTTGGGCCGTCCGGACTTAACTGCCGAGAAGTTTACGGAGAATCCTTGGGTATCCGGGGAACGGTTATACCGGACGGGAGATCTCGCCAAGTGGCGCGCCGACGGCCAGATCGAGTATATCGGCCGGATCGACAACCAGGTGAAGATCCGCGGCTACCGCATCGAGCCCGGGGAGATCGAAGCGAAGCTTCTGAGCTGCCCTTCGGTTCAGGAGGCCGTGGTGCTCCCCTGGAGGGGCGGCGGGCAGGATGCCCTGCTCGCGGCATATCTGGTCGGACCGCAGCGGCCGGACATCGCGGGTATCCGGGACGAGCTCATGCAGGCCCTGCCGCATTATATGGTGCCGTCCGTGTTCACCCTGCTGGAGCGGATGCCGCTGACGAGCAACGGCAAGGTGGACCGCCGGGCGCTGCCTGAGCCGGACTTCCGCGCCGGGGCTGCCGGCGAATACGCGGCTCCAAGAACGGAGATCGAAGCACGGCTCGCGGAGGTATGGAGTGAAGTGCTCGGCGCTGGACGCGTGGGCATCCGTGACAACTTCTTCGATCTGGGCGGCGATTCGATCAAAGCGATCCGCATCGTCTCCAAGCTGCAGAAGTACGGGTACCGGCTGGATATGAAGGAGCTGTTCCAGCGGGTCACGATTCAGGAATTGAGCGCGAAAGTAACGACAAGCCGGCGCGTCGTGAGTCAGGCGGCCGTCACCGGGGAAGCGGCGCTCACCCCGATTCAGGCGATGTTCTTCGAGCAGAACCGGAGGGACCCGCATCACTGGAACCAAGCGGTCATGCTGTACAGCCGGGAGGGCTTCGACGAGCGGGCGCTCCGGCAAGTGTTCCGGCAGATCGCTGTGCACCACGATGCGCTGCGGATGGTTTACCGGGTGGAGGGGGCACGTATAGTCCAGTTTAACCGGGGCGTGGAGGAGCCGCTGTTTGATTTGACCGTTATAGATTACAGAGGTCAGGGCAGCGTCAGCGAAGCGGTGGAGGAGCAGTGCAGCCGCATTCAGGGCAGTATCGATCTGCAGGGCGGCCCGCTGGTCCAATTGGGCTTGTTCCACACAGACGAGGGCGATCATCTGCTGATTGCCATTCATCATTTGGCCGTGGACGGGGTATCGTGGAGAATTCTGTTCGAAGATTTCTCGGCGGGGTACAGCCAGGCTCTGCAGGGTCAACCGGTTGTGTTCCAATCCAAAACGAATTCGTTCCGGGAATGGGCGGCATTCCTGCAGGAGCAGGCGGCCGGCGAGCTCCTGCAAGCGGAGCTGCCGTATTGGCAGCGTCTGAAGGAAGCGGCGGCTTCGGCGTTACCTGCGGGCCGCGGACCGGATGAACATCCCGGCAGGCAGCTGAGGCATTACCGGAAGGCTGCGCTGTCCCTGAGCCCGGAGGAAACGGAAGCTTTACTGAAGCAAACGAGCCGCGCGTACCGTACGGAAATCAACGATCTTCTGTTAGCGGCGCTGGCACTGGCGGTCCGGAAGTGGACGGCAGCCGATCAGGTGCTGGTTACGCTCGAAGGCCACGGAAGAGAGAACCTGGAAGGCGATATCGATATCTCCCGAACCGTCGGCTGGTTCACGACGCATTATCCGGTGCTGCTTCCTTTACAGGAGGCGGGCCATGTCGGCACGCTCATCAAAGAAGTGAAGGAAACGCTTCGCCGGGTTCCTCATAAAGGCATAGGGTACGGTATGCTTGCATACCTGGGAGATCATCCGGCCCTGCGTGAAGTGAAGCCGCAGATCAAATTCAATTACTTGGGTCAGTTCGACGGCGACATCGACCAAGGAGTGTTCGAGCTTTCGCCTTTGTCCGCCGGACAGGACGTCAGTCCACATGGAGACAAAGCGTACGATCTGGAGATCGTCGGCACCATTACGGACCGGCGCTTGGAGATCGTCCTCTCTTACAACGGCCTTCTCTTCGACGAAGAGACGATGGAGCAGGTTGCGGCCTGGTATCAAGCCGGTCTGCTGTCGGTCATCGATCACTGCAGGAGCCGGGCTCACAGCGAAACGACGCCTTCCGATTACCCGGCGGCTCCGGACCTGGATCTTCAAGAGCTGGAGAGGCTCAAGGCCAAGGTTGAGGGGGAGAAAGGGTACCGGATCGAGGATATCTATTCCCTGACCCCGATGCAGGAAGGGATGCTGTTCCATTCGCTGCTGAATCAGGGGGCGGGCACGTATGTGGAACAAAAATCGTTCATTGCCGGCGGCGACCTGGATACAGGCTTGCTGGAGCAAAGCTTCCGCCGATTGGCCCGGCACTATGAGATTCTGAGAACGGCCGTCGTGCACGAGGGGCTCAAAACGCCTAAGCAGCTGATTCTCGGAGGCCGGCCGGCGGAGTTCCATTACGAGGATCTCAGCGGATTGGACCCGCAGCGGCAGGCGGACTATGCGGCCGAATGGGAAGAAGCGGACCGGCGCCGGGGCTTCGACCTGGCGGAGGACAGCCTGCTCCGTCTGTCGGTACTGAAGCTCGGCGAAGCGCGCCACAAGGTCGTGTGGAGTTCGCATCATATTCTCATGGACGGCTGGTGCAGCGGCATCATTATCGGAGATTTGTTTGTCATTTACGGAGCCATGAAGCATGGCCGCACGCCGGTATTGAGCCAGCCTCCCCGATTCGCCGATTACATCCAGTGGCTGCAGAGCCGCAATCCGGGGAAGGCCCGGCAGTACTGGGCGTCGCAGGTGGAAGGGTACGGGACGGTCGCCCGGATTCCAGGATATAACGACGAAGCGGGGGACGGGCCGTTCCAGCCGGGCCATTTGAGCTTTACCGTTGGCCGGGAGCTGACCGCGGCTTTGACCGAGATCGGGAAGGAAGCGCAGGTTACGCTGAATACGGTGATCCAGGCCGTGTGGGGCCTTCTGCTGCAAAGATACGCGAACTCGGACGATGTCGTCTTCGGATCGGTGGTTTCGGGCCGCAATGCGGAAGTGGACGGGATCGAGCAGATGGTCGGTCTGTTCATCAATACGATTCCGATCCGGGTTCGCACGGATGAACACACCCGTTTTGTGGATGTGCTGGGACGTCTCCAGCAGGAAGCGCTGGAAGCCGCGAAGTACGATTACTACCCGCTTGCGGAGATTCAGTCCTTGTCGGAAGTGAAGGGCAAGCTTGTGAATCACATTCTGATTTTCCAAAACAATGCGATCGATGAATTGGTCAAAGCTCCGGACGGGGAGCTGGGCTTTACGATGAGCGACATCACCGTTCACGAACAAACCAACTATGATCTGGACGTCATGGTGTTCCCGAACGAAGAGCTGACGTTCATGCTTTCGTACAATGAAGCGGTATATGATCGGCAGCAGGTGCGGAAGTTGGAGGATCAATTGCTGCGGATCATGGAAGCGGTGGTCCGCAGCCGCGAGGTGAACGTTTCGCGTATCGATATGCTGACTGAAGCGGAGCAGCGGCAGTT containing:
- a CDS encoding non-ribosomal peptide synthetase yields the protein MINPKEKISLGEKMAQSSEYWKSLGLSEVDRAAVPHDFFSEGKYESRTETLVLHEALQDRLHALTQGHDLPLFVLMTAALYVELSKYNRQPAFTVGIPAYGGSRQQGEQPLANQVLPCKIGIPPESTVRELLRAVQAGVLACYDHQYCDVEQVLRSADLCGDLLELTSANISLNTLHSPGHIDSICRSPKNQLAVCVDKREDGSLAVSFVYNSRLFKEESISLFGARFIHIIRELAADLDRPVSGIEIITAEEKQLLLHDFNDTFAGYPLDSTVKEQFEAQAAATPDHIAVECGGQTLTYRELNAKANQLARLLREQGVEPDQLVAILAHGSLELMIAMAAVWKAGGAYVPIDVSYPDDRKEYMLRDSGARLVLTTPGLTDGLAFDGKVVDLTDGRLYTGDDSNLETTASARSLVYVIYTSGSTGNPKGVMIENRSLLNYLSYCRASYQENGIGDFPLFTSISFDLTVTSMYVPLLSGHKLTIYDTSDKLSFLHIVKQKLDIMKLTPAHLSVINGLSLDEISISKFIVGGEELSYPLTDSVYRKFGGNTDIINEYGPTEATVGCIVYRYEPKERWEKTLPIGKPISNTRIYILDQDRRLAPIGVVGELWIAGDGLARGYWGQPELTEQKFVPDPFRAGERMYRSGDIARWLPDGNIEFFGRADHQVKLRGFRIELGEIEARLLGHPDVKEAVVLALENEQGEKYLSAYYVGTTEANAAEIKEYLRINLPEYMVPSYFTPLRQMPLTGNGKVDRKALPKPDVHSRRALYEAPRDEVEAKLAEIWSEVLGVEQVGIHDNFFDLGGDSIKAIRIASKLQKYGYQLKVKELFDHATLQEAGRRVTAGQSAVRQEAVTGEAVLTPIQRMFFELNLTDAHHWNQSVMLYRREGFSEEILREVLTCLVTHHDALRMTYRQDNGRVIQWNRPADDRLFELTAVDVRGEAEAEEAIRRHGLRLQSSMRLEQGPLVKAGLFRTGEGDHLLLAIHHLVVDGVSWRILLEDFSAAYEQALQGETLRLQAKTDSFQAWGAYLQGIADSGRLQEEAGYWERIESADVKPLPVDHHLSPDSCRPQVKDQHQVSIEFSREETDDLLKRTNRAYGTDINAILLTALALAVREWTKEPQVLVSLEGHGREPLDGTLDISRTVGWFTTHYPVLLQTGADVRLAEAIKGVKETLKRIPGKGIGYGILKHLGGGRAWKASPQISFNYLGQFDEALQGGLFELSKLSGGPSISPDGEPLYDLDIVGDISGHRLALTLAYSRHSYEDSTMAELAASYKRHLLAIISHCVSRPDTERTPSDYLAGDLELEELEALKARYESGLGLRIKEIYPLTPMQEGMLFHSLLGDPSGAYVEQRAFTVEGRFDVERFEESFHRLLDRYEILKSVVVHEGLQSPKQLIVEGRRASFRCEDLSAWTESERTLHVREFETADRAQRFRLSEDPLNRLTVFRLGGERFRIVWSWHHILMDGWCGGIVLQDLFRLYASLASGEEAADQAWREPAPYSDYVKWLQRQSRNEAGRYWARYLEGYETMAQIPGSPAAGGQAYRKAKLEFTLSQASSEALTAVGRQAQVTLNTVIGAVWGILLQNYVNSEDVVFGAVVSGRNAEVERIEEMVGLFINTIPVRVKSDQTSRFTDLLQSMQRQALESAPYDYYALADIQALAGVKRKLVNHLVTFQNYYVDESLDRLPSSLELRVTDASIHEQNNYDLAVMVIPGDEVKFVISYNEQVYDPAAVDGIRRHLMHIIQTVSADADIPVSGIELTTPEEKRQIVYDFNRAVSADAADPATIVERFEAQAARRPEHPAVVAGNRQLTYRELNERSSRLARMLQSHGVGADTLVGLLAEPSVEMVIGMLGILKSGGAYVPMDPGQPEERIRYVLDDAGVQIVVTAGGGAGTSGEGSSKLKAFQGLVLDLTDGGLPVNESGLHSGETGNPAPVHTRDSLAYVIYTSGTTGQSKGVMVTHSGLANYVNAMIEKAGITDEDATALLSSYAFDLGYTAVYTALAGGITLHLPPEETYKDPDALVRYALGHCTYLKMTPSLFQLLLLGENLEQIVQTSRLRLIILGGEPFNPKHLEQFYGMDREGRVRFMNHYGPTESTIGCAAELLPREGIESFAGVIGRPLAGCRIYIADRQGHLAPVGVPGELWVAGAGVARGYLGRPDLTAEKFTENPWVSGERLYRTGDLAKWRADGQIEYIGRIDNQVKIRGYRIEPGEIEAKLLSCPSVQEAVVLPWRGGGQDALLAAYLVGPQRPDIAGIRDELMQALPHYMVPSVFTLLERMPLTSNGKVDRRALPEPDFRAGAAGEYAAPRTEIEARLAEVWSEVLGAGRVGIRDNFFDLGGDSIKAIRIVSKLQKYGYRLDMKELFQRVTIQELSAKVTTSRRVVSQAAVTGEAALTPIQAMFFEQNRRDPHHWNQAVMLYSREGFDERALRQVFRQIAVHHDALRMVYRVEGARIVQFNRGVEEPLFDLTVIDYRGQGSVSEAVEEQCSRIQGSIDLQGGPLVQLGLFHTDEGDHLLIAIHHLAVDGVSWRILFEDFSAGYSQALQGQPVVFQSKTNSFREWAAFLQEQAAGELLQAELPYWQRLKEAAASALPAGRGPDEHPGRQLRHYRKAALSLSPEETEALLKQTSRAYRTEINDLLLAALALAVRKWTAADQVLVTLEGHGRENLEGDIDISRTVGWFTTHYPVLLPLQEAGHVGTLIKEVKETLRRVPHKGIGYGMLAYLGDHPALREVKPQIKFNYLGQFDGDIDQGVFELSPLSAGQDVSPHGDKAYDLEIVGTITDRRLEIVLSYNGLLFDEETMEQVAAWYQAGLLSVIDHCRSRAHSETTPSDYPAAPDLDLQELERLKAKVEGEKGYRIEDIYSLTPMQEGMLFHSLLNQGAGTYVEQKSFIAGGDLDTGLLEQSFRRLARHYEILRTAVVHEGLKTPKQLILGGRPAEFHYEDLSGLDPQRQADYAAEWEEADRRRGFDLAEDSLLRLSVLKLGEARHKVVWSSHHILMDGWCSGIIIGDLFVIYGAMKHGRTPVLSQPPRFADYIQWLQSRNPGKARQYWASQVEGYGTVARIPGYNDEAGDGPFQPGHLSFTVGRELTAALTEIGKEAQVTLNTVIQAVWGLLLQRYANSDDVVFGSVVSGRNAEVDGIEQMVGLFINTIPIRVRTDEHTRFVDVLGRLQQEALEAAKYDYYPLAEIQSLSEVKGKLVNHILIFQNNAIDELVKAPDGELGFTMSDITVHEQTNYDLDVMVFPNEELTFMLSYNEAVYDRQQVRKLEDQLLRIMEAVVRSREVNVSRIDMLTEAEQRQLTEEFNATALEFAREQTVHGLIEEQAGRTPERTAVHFGWQSLTYRELNAKANQLARVLRSEGVGPDTVVGLMVPRSLEMLVGILGILKAGGAYLPLDPSHPKDRIGYMLEDAQVRLLLTSGGLEGLAGELRFGGALLDVMSEELYQGDDTSLEPVNSSRDLAYVLYTSGSTGNPKGVMVEHRQVSNFITAIVEATELTRSDSILCLTTISFDIFGLETLVPLAHGMQVIVGSEEEGSDGTKLAALIRRFGIEAMQSTPSRLKLLLEHAAFREALGGMQRILIGGEELPAALWERLQAYDRLAVYNVYGPTETTIWSTVKRMETGAARLTIGKPIGNTQIYMVDARISSRRSACRATCASRATGSPAGTWAVRSSRRRSSWTIRSYRAPGCTRPGTSRWLPSGEIEFLGRMDNQVKIRGYRIELGEIEHRLAGHAAVKEAVVTARTDESGQPYLCAYFVGRSGPVEKGELKGHLKAGLPEYMIPAYFVQLEEIPLTSNGKVNRKALPAPDESALVTGGYEAPQTAVEETLAAIWSRVLGVAQVGIHDSFFDLGGHSLKATLLMSGIHQKLQVEVPLQELFRRPTIRELAGYIETAGARAYEAIEPVEEQAWYEASSAQKRMYALQQLDPQSTAYHMPGVYELEGRVDVIRLERALKGLVQRHEALRTSFAAEDGEIVQRIEREASFGVPARSYGEKPIEAIAADFVKPFELERAPLFRAELAEAGGRTYLLLDMHHIISDGVSMGILVKDFVRLYNGEEPEPLRIQYKDYAAWHNQRLREGELAKQEAYWTAQFEDGVPVLRLPYDYERPALQSFEGERLHFTLGGEATQGLRVLAKEQEATMPMVLMSVFTILLSKYSGQEDIVVGHPVAGRPHADLQEMVGMFVNTLALRSRPAGGKTFRAYLQEVKMSSLQAYDHQSYPLEQLAEKLVIRRDLSRNPLFDAVFNWNNVDYEQAGDEDGLWFKPVPLESNSSRVDISLSAFESSDDIELTLTYVSRLFKRQTMERLIGDFRRIVDEVTNDSEMRLQDIELLSDEERTQVMQEKEAVLSLRGSDFDF